A DNA window from Alligator mississippiensis isolate rAllMis1 chromosome 11, rAllMis1, whole genome shotgun sequence contains the following coding sequences:
- the LOC106737922 gene encoding uncharacterized protein LOC106737922: MAAGRLRALLVLGAALGFPPAGRAQQLKHTFENVKHIQISVHPTSSVHVLASDDNVTLYESHTTPGIEAKKEEKTLKNLVNILQNIAQHVPTEGPAPEEITPSFIDPNFNKTLDAVWLSVPQKHVGRQKTPAVTQKVTTTTPFWTLRTDPDVSIVLHTNKSSNNSSPTTPLKRVVISLQTVAAKTKSKTFDQLTNGSLENLVQSLKRVHELQEMQNITKPVEIWQNVRKKKRPRIHKKAKHGRIGDEIVEMIEKLTKEIQNAPDYVKQNPHLSQYVESAGDDVKKVLLLEKEAENSLEQLYHPEPSPSPSPSPSPQTVVVKQDTEKLRELINLLYDISPHITTYLGSSAEKLIPEDINEKAVAVLKAFKHVFCRSQAKQKIILKKLLEDDIKLLHLVLNNYE; the protein is encoded by the exons ATCAGTGTGCATCCCACCTCATCTGTCCATGTTTTGGCTTCAGATGACAACGTTACACTCTATG AATCCCATACAACTCCTGGGATAGAAgcaaagaaagaggagaaaaccCTGAAGAACCTTGTTAACATCCTGCAGAATATAGCCCAGCATGTTCCTACAGAGGGCCCAGCACCTGAGGAAATTACACCCTCATTCATTGACCCCAATTTTAATAAAACTCTTGATGCTGTCTGGTTAAGTGTGCCCCAGAAACATGTTGGGAGACAAAAGACGCCTGCAGTTACACAAAAAGTGACTACAACTACGCCATTTTGGACACTCCGAACTGACCCAGATGTTTCCATTGTTTTACACACTAATAAGTCGTCCAACAACAGCAGTCCAACAACACCGCTGAAAAGAGTAGTAATTTCCCTTCAAACTGTTGCTGCAAAAACCAAAAGCAAGACTTTTGATCAGTTAACAAATGGATCTCTGGAAAATCTGGTTCAGTCTTTAAAAAGGGTACATGAACtccaagaaatgcaaaacatcaCAAAACCAGTAGAAATCTGGCAAAATGTTAGAAAGAAGAAAAGGCCACGTATACATAAAAAGGCAAAACATGGACGTATAGGTGATGAAATCGTGGAAATGATTGAAAAGCTAACAAAAGAGATACAGAATGCACCAGACTATGTTAAACAAAATCCACATCTCAGTCAGTATGTTGAATCGGCTGGAGATGATGTGAAAAAAGTTCTGCTGttagaaaaagaagcagagaattCACTAGAGCAGCTGTATCATCCTGAACCTTCACCTTCACCTTCACCTTCACCTTCACCTCAGACAGTAGTGGTAAAACAGGACACAGAAAAGCTCAGGGAGTTGATTAACCTGCTGTACGATATTAGCCCTCACATAACGACATACCTTGGTAGTTCAGCTGAGAAACTGATCCCAGAGGATATTAATGAAAAAGCTGTTGCTGTGCTTAAGGCCTTCAAGCATGTTTTCTGTCGAAGTcaagcaaagcaaaaaataattttaaagaagtTGTTAGAAGATGATATAAAACTTTTACACCTTGTTCTTAATAACTATGAATAG